Proteins encoded within one genomic window of uncultured Draconibacterium sp.:
- a CDS encoding glycoside hydrolase family 2 TIM barrel-domain containing protein — translation MKQLLLLISIPLFTLLQGFAQTTQIVYLSGTDAENTVEWDFFCTDGRNSEEWTKIPVPSNWELQGFGTYNYGHDWSKKEIMIPVPMDQELKESAANKQGKGDKGGKGLILGKEHGLYKHEFEVPTSWKGKTINIVFDGSMTDTKVRVNGQSAGALHQGAFYRFKYDITSLLKYGQNNVLEVDVAKHSANESVNRAERQADFWLYGGIYRPVFLEILPEIHMNRVAIDPKADGSCKVLVNLDKSKTDYIVTAELFDLQGNEIGTPIQTKIEKGTKKVWLSGKFENVKAWSPEWPTLYNMKISLRTDDAVLHEITERIGFRTVELRKHDGFYINGEKVVFKGANRHSFWPTTGRALSEKQHIMDIELMKEMNMNAVRCSHYPPDKRFLELCDSMGLFVLDEVTGWQQGYDTIVGPKLIKETILKDENHPSVVIWDHGNEGGWDFRNEKAFQEYDIQERPVIYPWLLRNGVDTHHYPEFEYAIGRYIFGNDVFMPTEFLHGLYDGGHGAGLEDYWRNYQTSPLHAGGFLWALVDEAVLRTDKPGTVLDGDGNHAPDGILGPHREKEGSFYTIKEIWSPVQVEPVAITKNWNGRLFLTNKFIYTNLNQCSFKWEAVKTGFGANEEKRVGSGTIKSPDAKPGETAQVEIDLNNSLQQADLFIFTAIDPHGAKLYTWSWPVIQPKDKAKELLVELNTGSSDISIQETEKAVTASVADVAIEFSKADGTLLSVKNGKGNVSFTGGPVAAGVKHEVTGTEWKMNDDGNFQFEITTKTYPRKITWTLEKSGLLKLVANPLRDGVFDVDFVGISFNYPETKCTGVKWMGRGPYRVWKNRLKGSEIGVWEKEYNNTITGESFENMVYPEFKGYHGNLFWATLETTESPITIISETPNLYFQLFKPGKPQQVAGGTFPAFPEGDISFLYEIPAIGTKFFQIDRLGPTAKKGMFFERRGDDSYPIKLWFDFRAE, via the coding sequence ATGAAACAATTACTCTTACTCATTTCAATCCCTTTATTTACACTTCTTCAGGGATTTGCCCAAACTACCCAAATCGTTTACCTCTCAGGAACAGATGCAGAAAACACTGTTGAATGGGACTTTTTCTGCACCGACGGCAGAAACAGCGAGGAGTGGACAAAAATACCTGTGCCATCAAACTGGGAACTACAGGGTTTTGGAACCTACAACTACGGGCATGACTGGAGCAAAAAAGAAATAATGATTCCTGTTCCGATGGATCAGGAGTTAAAAGAATCGGCAGCAAATAAACAGGGAAAAGGAGACAAAGGCGGCAAGGGATTAATACTGGGCAAAGAACACGGGCTTTACAAACACGAATTTGAAGTGCCGACTAGTTGGAAAGGAAAAACCATCAACATTGTTTTTGATGGTTCAATGACCGACACAAAAGTAAGGGTTAACGGACAATCGGCCGGAGCTTTACACCAGGGTGCTTTTTACCGTTTTAAATACGACATTACCAGTTTGCTGAAATACGGACAAAACAATGTGCTTGAGGTTGACGTTGCCAAACACTCGGCAAACGAATCGGTAAACCGGGCTGAACGACAAGCCGATTTTTGGCTATACGGAGGTATTTACCGTCCGGTTTTTCTGGAAATCTTGCCTGAAATACATATGAACAGAGTGGCAATCGACCCCAAGGCTGACGGTTCGTGTAAAGTGCTCGTCAACCTGGATAAATCGAAAACAGACTATATAGTCACAGCAGAATTATTCGATCTGCAGGGAAATGAAATTGGAACACCTATTCAGACAAAAATTGAAAAAGGAACTAAAAAAGTCTGGCTATCGGGAAAATTCGAAAATGTAAAAGCCTGGAGTCCCGAATGGCCGACTTTATACAACATGAAAATTTCGCTCAGAACAGACGATGCTGTTTTGCACGAGATAACAGAACGAATTGGTTTCAGAACCGTTGAGCTGCGTAAACATGACGGATTTTATATTAACGGAGAAAAAGTTGTTTTTAAAGGTGCTAACCGGCATTCGTTCTGGCCTACAACCGGCAGGGCACTGAGTGAAAAACAACACATCATGGACATTGAGTTGATGAAAGAAATGAACATGAATGCTGTTCGTTGTTCACATTATCCGCCCGACAAACGTTTTCTGGAGCTTTGCGATTCGATGGGACTTTTTGTGCTCGACGAAGTTACCGGCTGGCAACAAGGCTACGATACCATTGTTGGCCCGAAATTGATTAAAGAAACGATTTTAAAAGACGAGAATCACCCGAGTGTCGTTATTTGGGACCATGGAAACGAAGGTGGATGGGATTTCAGGAACGAAAAGGCATTTCAGGAATACGATATTCAAGAACGACCTGTAATTTACCCGTGGCTGTTGCGCAATGGTGTTGATACGCATCATTACCCCGAATTTGAATATGCCATTGGCCGTTACATTTTTGGTAACGACGTATTTATGCCAACCGAATTCCTGCATGGATTATACGACGGTGGCCACGGTGCCGGGCTCGAAGACTATTGGAGAAATTATCAAACCTCACCTCTTCATGCCGGAGGCTTTTTATGGGCTTTGGTTGACGAAGCTGTGTTGCGCACCGATAAGCCGGGAACTGTTTTGGACGGCGACGGCAACCATGCTCCCGATGGAATCCTGGGGCCACACCGCGAAAAAGAAGGCAGCTTTTATACCATTAAGGAAATTTGGTCGCCGGTGCAGGTTGAGCCGGTGGCAATTACAAAAAACTGGAACGGAAGGTTATTCCTGACCAATAAATTTATTTACACCAACCTTAACCAGTGTTCGTTTAAATGGGAGGCTGTTAAAACCGGTTTCGGGGCGAACGAAGAAAAACGGGTTGGTTCGGGTACAATAAAAAGCCCCGATGCCAAACCCGGCGAAACGGCGCAGGTAGAAATTGATTTGAACAACTCGCTTCAACAAGCCGACTTGTTTATATTTACAGCTATCGATCCGCACGGGGCCAAACTTTACACCTGGAGCTGGCCGGTTATTCAGCCAAAAGACAAAGCAAAAGAACTGTTAGTCGAACTCAACACCGGAAGTTCAGATATCTCGATACAGGAAACTGAAAAAGCAGTAACTGCTTCGGTAGCCGATGTGGCCATTGAATTCAGCAAAGCCGACGGAACATTATTATCAGTGAAAAACGGTAAGGGAAATGTATCGTTTACCGGCGGACCGGTTGCTGCAGGCGTTAAACACGAAGTTACCGGAACAGAATGGAAAATGAATGATGATGGTAATTTCCAATTTGAGATTACCACCAAAACCTATCCGCGCAAAATAACCTGGACACTTGAAAAAAGTGGCTTGCTAAAACTTGTTGCCAACCCGCTTCGTGACGGAGTTTTTGATGTTGATTTTGTGGGTATCTCATTTAACTACCCGGAAACCAAATGTACCGGTGTTAAATGGATGGGACGCGGGCCTTACCGTGTTTGGAAAAATCGTTTAAAAGGCAGCGAAATTGGTGTTTGGGAGAAAGAGTACAACAACACCATTACCGGCGAAAGTTTCGAAAATATGGTTTATCCCGAGTTTAAAGGCTACCATGGAAACCTGTTCTGGGCAACCCTGGAAACTACAGAAAGCCCGATTACCATTATCTCGGAAACGCCAAACTTGTATTTCCAGCTGTTTAAGCCGGGCAAACCACAACAAGTGGCAGGCGGTACTTTCCCTGCATTTCCCGAGGGCGATATTTCGTTCTTGTATGAGATTCCGGCTATTGGCACCAAGTTCTTCCAAATCGACAGATTGGGTCCAACCGCTAAAAAAGGAATGTTCTTCGAACGCAGGGGCGACGACAGTTACCCGATAAAACTGTGGTTCGATTTTAGAGCCGAGTAA
- a CDS encoding RagB/SusD family nutrient uptake outer membrane protein produces the protein MNKIKIFILFTAILLTACNEDFLEVEPLDRYSDAAVWTDPALVSSFVNNIYMGEMYGFQLEMLASLSDISMTKRAEVNPILNSEINNSYLSVLAPTHWITSYHNISWNYLYENIRACNLFLEKVEEGASVEGEDIDHLIGEVHYLRANFYYWLMSFWGGVPIIKNSYSLTDDFSVARNSLEETVNFIVSECDAAANILPVSGDKARATKGAALALKSRVLLYAASDLFNSNASWTSSYATPELVSYVGGDRTARWRAAKEAAKAVMDLGVYSLYGGTNPGSPEQATENYINLFLNNGNEEDILLSFYDNVNRDDWQSPDPGLFYGPNGYNCWGNHTPTQQLVDSYEMIDGSKFDWNNPEEKAAPYENRDPRFYASILYDGAKWRQRPDDVIAADPEGIVQTGYFENEDGTFTAGLDTRQSPIQDWNGTYTGYYLRKFIDPSLNHQYEKQKYPWRQIRYAEVLLNYVEACIELEDYDEAKTYLNMIRNRAGMPNIPAEETGDVLRDRYRNERKVELAYEQHRYFDIRRWMIAPDVIENVQGLRIEYPYGTDSRTFELIEVQQRGWKDKSYFLPILLDELNRNELLIQNPDY, from the coding sequence ATGAATAAAATAAAAATATTTATACTGTTTACAGCCATTCTGCTTACAGCATGTAATGAAGATTTTCTTGAAGTGGAACCACTAGACCGCTATTCAGATGCTGCTGTATGGACCGATCCTGCTTTAGTTTCTTCTTTTGTTAATAATATCTACATGGGCGAAATGTATGGCTTTCAACTGGAAATGTTAGCTTCTCTTAGCGACATATCCATGACAAAGCGTGCTGAGGTTAACCCGATATTGAACAGCGAGATAAACAACAGCTACCTGAGTGTATTAGCTCCAACCCATTGGATAACCAGTTATCACAATATAAGCTGGAACTACCTGTACGAGAATATACGGGCATGTAATCTTTTTTTAGAAAAGGTAGAAGAAGGCGCATCCGTAGAGGGTGAAGATATAGACCATCTTATTGGAGAAGTACATTATTTAAGGGCAAATTTCTATTATTGGCTAATGAGTTTCTGGGGCGGAGTTCCTATTATTAAAAACTCATATTCCTTAACTGATGATTTCTCAGTAGCAAGAAACAGCCTGGAAGAAACTGTTAATTTTATTGTTTCCGAATGTGATGCTGCAGCAAATATATTACCGGTATCAGGTGATAAAGCACGCGCAACAAAAGGTGCCGCACTTGCACTAAAATCAAGAGTTCTTTTGTATGCTGCCAGCGATCTTTTTAACTCTAACGCTTCCTGGACTTCAAGCTATGCCACCCCTGAGTTAGTTAGCTATGTTGGTGGAGACAGAACTGCTCGTTGGAGAGCTGCTAAAGAAGCTGCTAAAGCTGTTATGGATTTGGGAGTTTACAGCTTATATGGAGGAACAAATCCCGGATCTCCTGAACAAGCTACAGAAAACTATATCAATTTGTTCTTAAACAACGGGAACGAAGAAGATATTCTCCTGTCTTTTTACGATAATGTGAACAGAGATGATTGGCAATCGCCCGATCCTGGTTTGTTTTACGGCCCTAACGGATATAACTGTTGGGGAAACCACACTCCTACACAACAACTTGTAGACTCTTACGAAATGATAGATGGCAGCAAGTTCGATTGGAATAATCCTGAAGAAAAAGCTGCACCTTACGAAAATCGCGACCCTCGTTTCTATGCCAGCATTTTATATGATGGAGCCAAATGGAGACAACGTCCCGATGATGTTATTGCTGCCGATCCTGAAGGTATTGTTCAAACAGGTTATTTTGAAAATGAAGACGGGACTTTTACGGCCGGGTTGGATACTCGTCAAAGCCCGATTCAGGACTGGAACGGAACTTACACAGGGTATTATTTACGTAAGTTTATCGATCCTTCCCTTAATCATCAGTATGAAAAGCAAAAATATCCCTGGCGCCAGATACGCTATGCCGAAGTGCTGTTGAATTACGTTGAAGCTTGTATCGAGTTGGAAGACTATGATGAAGCAAAAACATACTTAAATATGATTCGTAACCGTGCAGGAATGCCAAATATTCCGGCAGAAGAAACAGGTGACGTGTTAAGAGATCGTTATCGTAACGAACGTAAAGTTGAGTTAGCTTACGAGCAACATCGTTACTTCGACATTCGTCGTTGGATGATCGCGCCTGATGTAATCGAAAACGTTCAGGGCTTAAGAATCGAGTATCCTTATGGAACAGATTCACGTACTTTTGAACTTATTGAAGTGCAACAACGCGGATGGAAAGACAAATCATATTTCCTTCCAATATTACTGGATGAATTAAACAGAAACGAACTGTTGATTCAGAATCCGGACTACTAG
- a CDS encoding RNA polymerase sigma-70 factor produces the protein MGNTKLNSELIGLLKKGDVAAFDTIYNMYCHKLHQFVIRYLKQEEDAEEIVQEVFIKIWESREKIKNHASFESFLFTISYNATISLLRKRLSESKSKEYLKSIQQIQNANTVVDELQFNELNEKVQRLLEQLTPRQKEIFILSREEGLTHKEIAQRLKISENTVKNHLVTSLKFLKSNMNTTLITSALFFHLFF, from the coding sequence TTGGGAAACACCAAACTAAATAGCGAATTGATCGGCCTTCTGAAAAAAGGAGATGTTGCTGCCTTTGATACCATTTACAACATGTATTGCCACAAACTACATCAGTTTGTAATTCGGTATTTAAAGCAGGAAGAAGATGCTGAGGAAATTGTGCAGGAAGTCTTTATAAAGATTTGGGAGTCGAGAGAAAAAATTAAAAATCATGCCTCTTTCGAGTCGTTTCTGTTTACCATCTCGTACAATGCAACAATTAGTTTATTGCGTAAACGATTAAGCGAAAGCAAATCAAAAGAGTACCTGAAATCCATCCAGCAAATACAAAACGCCAATACGGTTGTTGACGAACTACAATTCAACGAATTAAACGAAAAGGTACAAAGGCTGCTTGAACAACTTACACCGCGCCAGAAAGAAATATTTATTCTTAGCCGCGAAGAAGGATTGACACATAAAGAAATTGCTCAACGATTAAAAATTTCGGAAAACACAGTAAAAAACCACCTGGTTACATCATTAAAATTCTTAAAATCAAACATGAACACCACACTGATTACCAGTGCATTATTCTTCCACCTATTCTTTTAA
- a CDS encoding TonB-dependent receptor: MKNSTVKEVLQNIEAQSEFYFMYSEKIIDVNREVSVNFNDEKIDAVLNELFEGTDVDYRVKDRFILLTTPEVAADGIMVQQQNNVSGSVKDEDGLPLPGVAVVVKGTTQGTVTDFDGNYSIEDVPAGAVLAFSFVGMKAQEIEVGSQTTINITMLPESIGLEEIVAVGYGVQKKATLSGAVTNVEGEKLIQTPVTNVSQSIAGRLPGVVAISDGGEPGNDGVKLRIRGVNTFGKSDPLVVVDGVPGRSLERIDPSTIESISVMKDASAAIYGAQAANGVILITTKRGTIGKPTVKASYNQGFAKPTVVPEMADAAQYATLLNEIDYYAGRPNRYTAEEIQKYRDGSDPWRYPNTDWYAETLKDWSNQIYGNVSIDGGTENVKYFVSVSGKSQDGFYENSATKYNQYDLKSNFDIKINQYLDLYINTTGRFEDRNFPTRSGENIFRMLMRSKPNSPAYWPNGLPGPDIEYGDNPVVITTDATGYSHDKRYIFNSDFGLNFKIPGVEGLTFKGNASLDKTFRFDKAWYTPWYLYSWDGQSMDENNEPLLVKGKKGYDDPRLNEAMNNSQGILVSGILNYSHTFDDKHTINLLAGVERIKNKGDLFEAYRRYFLTPAIDQLFAGGQNEINNSGTEWKQARLNYFGRVNYNFEDKYLAEFVWRYQGSYIFEESSRFGFFPGVSLGYVISEENFWKDNISFFNFLKIRASWGQTGNDLIDPYQYFASYKYRKYFDDNDDNAKNFLYISNGGDSQELALREGVIPNDGVTWETATQKNIGFDLQLMDGTIAVTADYFHNERKDVLWENAAPVPYTTGMVNKLPRENIGKVRNRGVDFSINYQKRFNDFTLGVGFNGVYSKNKILFWSETPGNPEYQQSTGRPIGSDLYYNAIGIFQNQAEIDAYPHWDGARPGDVIFEDYTKDGKIDANDRVRHDKSRTPTFTGGLNIDMTYKNFDLSALFQGAAGGIFYETTESGEFGNYLASFYDKRWTEDNPSTTDPRTYNRNDVYWLNQRNTYWIHKSNYIRLKSIELGYTLPASLTNRYLIDNVRFYVSAFNLFTYSPDMDDFDPEIVDDTPGAGYAYPLNKVLNVGLSVTF; this comes from the coding sequence ATGAAGAATTCAACCGTAAAAGAGGTCTTGCAAAATATCGAGGCCCAAAGCGAATTCTATTTCATGTACAGCGAAAAAATTATTGATGTAAACAGAGAAGTATCTGTGAATTTCAATGATGAAAAAATAGACGCGGTTCTTAACGAACTTTTCGAAGGAACCGATGTAGATTACCGTGTTAAAGACCGCTTTATTCTGTTGACAACTCCGGAAGTTGCTGCCGACGGAATTATGGTGCAGCAACAAAACAACGTTTCGGGTAGCGTAAAAGATGAAGATGGCTTGCCATTGCCCGGGGTTGCCGTTGTAGTTAAAGGAACTACACAAGGTACTGTTACCGATTTTGATGGTAATTACTCGATTGAAGACGTACCTGCCGGTGCCGTTCTGGCATTCTCTTTCGTGGGCATGAAAGCTCAGGAAATTGAAGTAGGATCACAAACTACAATCAATATTACCATGCTTCCTGAATCAATTGGTTTGGAAGAAATTGTGGCCGTTGGTTATGGTGTACAGAAAAAAGCTACACTTTCCGGGGCTGTTACCAATGTTGAAGGAGAAAAGCTGATCCAAACCCCGGTAACAAACGTTAGCCAAAGTATTGCCGGACGTTTGCCGGGTGTTGTTGCTATCTCAGATGGAGGTGAGCCCGGAAATGATGGTGTTAAATTACGAATCCGCGGGGTAAATACTTTTGGAAAATCTGATCCTCTTGTAGTGGTTGATGGTGTACCCGGACGTTCACTCGAACGTATCGATCCTAGTACTATCGAAAGCATTTCGGTAATGAAAGATGCTTCGGCTGCAATTTACGGTGCTCAGGCTGCAAACGGTGTAATCCTTATTACCACCAAACGTGGTACGATAGGAAAACCTACCGTTAAAGCATCATATAATCAGGGTTTTGCCAAACCAACAGTTGTTCCTGAAATGGCTGATGCGGCACAATACGCAACTTTATTGAATGAAATTGATTATTACGCCGGAAGACCAAACCGATATACTGCCGAAGAAATTCAAAAGTACCGCGATGGTTCAGACCCCTGGAGATACCCAAATACTGACTGGTATGCCGAAACATTGAAAGATTGGTCCAACCAGATTTATGGTAACGTTTCCATTGACGGAGGAACTGAAAATGTTAAATATTTTGTTAGTGTATCCGGAAAATCTCAGGATGGATTTTACGAAAACAGTGCAACAAAATATAATCAGTACGATTTAAAATCCAATTTTGATATTAAAATTAATCAGTATTTAGATCTGTATATCAATACCACCGGTCGTTTTGAAGATCGTAATTTCCCTACCCGCTCAGGCGAAAATATTTTCAGGATGCTTATGCGGTCAAAACCAAATTCGCCGGCATACTGGCCCAATGGCCTTCCCGGACCAGATATTGAATATGGAGATAACCCTGTAGTTATTACTACAGATGCAACAGGTTATAGTCATGATAAAAGATATATCTTTAATTCAGACTTTGGCCTTAACTTCAAAATCCCCGGAGTAGAAGGATTAACATTCAAAGGAAATGCTTCGCTTGACAAAACATTCCGTTTTGATAAGGCTTGGTATACTCCATGGTACCTTTACAGCTGGGATGGACAATCGATGGACGAAAACAACGAACCACTGCTGGTTAAGGGTAAAAAAGGATACGACGATCCAAGATTAAATGAAGCGATGAACAACTCGCAGGGAATTTTGGTAAGTGGTATTTTAAACTACAGCCATACTTTTGATGATAAGCATACGATAAACTTATTAGCCGGAGTAGAAAGAATAAAAAATAAAGGCGACTTGTTTGAAGCATACAGAAGATACTTTCTTACTCCTGCAATCGATCAGCTGTTTGCCGGAGGCCAGAATGAAATAAATAACTCAGGAACAGAATGGAAACAAGCCCGTTTAAATTATTTTGGAAGAGTAAATTATAATTTTGAAGATAAGTACCTGGCCGAATTTGTATGGAGGTATCAGGGTTCGTATATCTTTGAAGAATCAAGTCGTTTTGGATTTTTCCCTGGTGTTTCGCTGGGTTATGTTATTTCTGAAGAAAATTTCTGGAAAGACAATATTTCCTTTTTCAATTTCTTAAAAATCAGGGCATCATGGGGACAAACCGGTAACGACCTTATCGATCCTTATCAATATTTTGCATCTTATAAGTATCGAAAATATTTCGATGATAATGATGATAATGCCAAGAACTTCCTGTATATCTCTAACGGAGGCGATTCTCAGGAACTGGCACTTCGTGAAGGAGTTATTCCTAACGATGGTGTAACATGGGAAACTGCTACCCAGAAAAACATTGGATTTGATTTACAGTTAATGGACGGTACGATTGCTGTTACTGCCGATTATTTCCATAATGAACGTAAAGATGTTTTATGGGAAAACGCAGCTCCTGTTCCTTACACAACCGGAATGGTAAATAAGCTTCCCCGGGAAAACATTGGAAAAGTAAGAAACAGAGGGGTTGATTTCAGCATTAATTATCAAAAACGCTTCAACGATTTTACACTTGGAGTAGGCTTTAACGGAGTATATTCTAAAAATAAAATTCTTTTCTGGAGTGAAACACCTGGAAATCCTGAATATCAACAATCAACAGGAAGGCCAATTGGCTCAGATTTATATTATAACGCAATTGGAATATTCCAAAATCAGGCAGAAATTGATGCCTACCCACATTGGGATGGTGCCCGTCCGGGTGACGTTATTTTCGAAGATTATACGAAAGACGGCAAAATTGATGCAAACGATCGTGTTCGACATGATAAGAGCAGGACTCCAACATTTACCGGAGGGCTGAATATTGACATGACTTATAAAAACTTCGATCTTTCTGCTCTTTTCCAGGGAGCCGCCGGAGGAATTTTTTATGAAACCACAGAATCGGGTGAATTTGGAAACTATTTAGCCAGCTTCTACGACAAACGCTGGACAGAAGACAACCCGAGCACAACAGACCCACGGACTTATAACAGAAACGATGTTTACTGGCTTAACCAGCGAAACACGTATTGGATACATAAATCAAACTATATAAGGCTAAAAAGTATAGAACTGGGGTATACACTTCCAGCATCTTTAACGAATCGTTATTTAATTGATAATGTACGTTTTTATGTAAGTGCATTTAACCTTTTCACATACAGTCCTGATATGGATGATTTTGACCCTGAAATAGTTGACGATACTCCCGGAGCGGGATATGCCTATCCGTTAAATAAAGTTCTTAATGTTGGTTTAAGTGTAACTTTTTAA
- a CDS encoding FecR domain-containing protein: MKRELLHKYLNNSCTPQEFGEFTAWVNNEALVDNKPGQEDWNTFTPSDKSADDKKYSHLLDKIHHGINLKERKAAKGKSISMAAVSKWFSRAAAILFLPLLGALIYFSSDHIMQPNLTAQVTVDTLEVIAPIGSRTVVQLTDGTEVSLNYGSSLKYPREFIGNTREIELVGEAYFDVAHNENKPFIVNAGNLDIKVLGTEFNVNAYPGDKNISTTLVEGKVALEENNQIGQVIALGTMIPGQHVKYDKQSGEIGSTVGNIDKYIAWKDGKLVFDNEPIAIVAKKLSRMYNVEIQVAEEIKDLTYTVTFVDEPLFFILDLMTETTPVKYSVSTRTKLPDGTYSKQKILIEKRQ; the protein is encoded by the coding sequence ATGAAAAGAGAACTTCTACATAAATATTTAAACAATTCCTGCACTCCTCAGGAGTTCGGCGAATTTACCGCATGGGTAAATAACGAGGCGCTGGTTGATAACAAGCCGGGACAAGAGGATTGGAATACATTTACACCATCGGACAAAAGTGCCGACGACAAAAAATATTCACATTTACTCGATAAAATCCATCACGGAATAAATCTGAAAGAACGTAAAGCAGCAAAAGGAAAATCCATTTCAATGGCCGCTGTTTCAAAATGGTTCTCGCGGGCAGCGGCAATATTGTTCCTGCCACTTTTGGGTGCACTTATTTATTTTTCGTCTGATCATATCATGCAACCCAATTTAACGGCACAGGTTACTGTTGACACGCTTGAAGTGATTGCCCCAATCGGATCGCGAACTGTGGTTCAGCTAACCGATGGAACTGAAGTGAGCCTGAATTATGGAAGTAGCCTGAAATACCCGCGTGAGTTTATTGGAAATACCCGCGAAATAGAATTGGTTGGCGAAGCATACTTTGATGTTGCACACAACGAAAACAAACCTTTTATTGTTAATGCCGGCAACCTGGATATTAAGGTACTTGGTACTGAGTTTAACGTTAATGCCTACCCCGGCGATAAAAACATATCCACAACACTTGTTGAAGGTAAGGTTGCGCTGGAAGAAAACAACCAGATTGGCCAAGTTATAGCTTTGGGAACAATGATACCCGGGCAGCATGTAAAATACGATAAGCAATCAGGCGAAATAGGCTCAACAGTTGGAAACATCGACAAGTATATTGCCTGGAAAGACGGTAAACTGGTATTCGACAACGAACCAATTGCAATTGTAGCCAAAAAGCTCAGCCGTATGTATAATGTTGAGATTCAGGTTGCAGAAGAAATTAAGGACTTAACCTACACGGTAACCTTTGTTGACGAGCCTTTATTCTTCATCCTCGACCTGATGACGGAAACAACACCTGTAAAATACTCGGTATCAACAAGAACTAAATTACCAGACGGCACATATTCTAAACAGAAAATTTTAATAGAAAAACGACAATAA